In Providencia hangzhouensis, the DNA window ATAAAGCAACTCGAGCGCTCCGCTCATCTTCTGGCATCGCCGTATATAAAGCTGGGATCGCAATATTTTCTTCTGCAGTCAGGTAAGGCATTAGGTGATAACGCTGAAAAATAAACCCAAGATATTGGCTACGTAATTCTGCCAACTGATCGCTATTCACCTCATGAACCGCAATCCCATTGATCAACACTTCTCCTTGAGAAGGCTTATCTAAACAACCAATGATGTTCATCAGAGTCGATTTACCTGAACCTGATGCGCCAATGATAGCGACCATTTCCCCTTGGTTAATTGATAGCGAAATATCATTCAAAACAGGAATAGTTTGCGTACCGGCTGAAAACTCACGGTAAACATGATGAAGTTCAATCAGAGGACGGGTAAAAGATACATTTCGTGTCGTCGCCATCATTAACTCGCCACATTATCTGATTGAATAACAACTTGTTCGCCCTCGCTAATGCCCTCAAGTACTTCGACGAAATGGCGATCATTAATCCCCACTTTGATGGTGCGAGTTTCCGGTTTTTCATTGTTGATCACAGTCACTTCATATTGGTTTGCACCTACAGCTCGCCCCAGAGCACTAACGGGGAGTCGTAAAGCATCTTTCGCTTGTGCAACACGAATAAATACTTGCGCTGTCATTGATGTCTTTAATGCACGATCGGCGTTATCAACCTCGAACGTTCCGTTGTAATAAATTGCACTGTTCTGTTGCCCACCAGAATTATTGTTATTTTCATCAAGCGCTTCAGGGGGAATGGGTTGAACATACCCCATCGTACTTTCGTAGTGCGTTTCAGGGTCCGCGATCACATAGAATGTGAGGGGTTGGCCTGGGTGGATTTTTTGAATATCTGCTTCCGAAATTCGTGTCTGAACCTGCATTTTATCTAGGTTCGCCAACACTAAAATGGTCGGTGCCGTCTGTGAAGAAACGATGGTTTGCCCTTCGTTCGCCACAATACCCAGTACTTCGCCACTAATCGGCGCGATGATTCGTGTAAAATTGAGGTTAGCTTGTGCAGTTTGTACATCCATTTCTGATTGTGTGATTAACGCCTCATTAACATTAACCTGCTGTAATTGCGCCTCATATTGTGCTTGCGCTTGTTCATATTCACTGCGAATACCAGAACCATCTCGCTGCATCACTACCTGACGCCGATAGGCTTTGATGTACTGTATTAAAGTTGCTTCCGCAGCCCGTTTTTGCGCCTGAGCACTGGATAACCGGGCGGTTGCATTTTTGAGCTCAGACTGCTGGATAGTTGGGTCGATTTCTGCTAATAACTCCCCTTTAACCACTTTGTCGCCTTGTTTTACATATAATTTTCTGATTTGCCCGTTAACCTGAGCACCTACATTAACTTGCATTGAGGGCTTTAATGTCCCCGTTACCATGACGACTTTTTCAATATCGCCACGTTCCACCGATAAAATTACGTTTTCATGCAATGCTGGGGCGGGTGATTGCCACACAAAACGGCCGATCACCACGACCAGCACAAGCAATGCCACTAACCCACCTAAAGTGCGTAATCGTTGGGTCGTTAAACCCAATTTTGGTGCTACATGGCGGGAGGTCATAAGGAAGTTCCTTCCATTGCCGCTAACAAAGAAGGTTCAGATTGAGGCGTGCCTGCTGTGACACAAGGGGCTTTATTGGTGCTGTTCTCAAGACTTAATTCCCCATCCACGATTCGGTAAAGTGCATCGAAATTAGCCGCTAACTCTTCACTATGAGTGACAACAATCAATGTTTTACCTGTTTTCTGGCAATGTGACTGAATGGTTGCCATGACTATTTTCGCCGTTTCTTCATCCAAATTGGCGGTGGGCTCATCCAATAACAAAATAGGGCGGGCACTGTACAACGAACGAGCCAATAACAAACGTTGACGTTGCCCAAGTGACAGCGCCGCATGGCTTTCTCTTATTAACGCATTAACCCCACCAGGTAATTGAGTAATCACTGCGCCGAGTGCCAATTTATCAAGCAGCACTTCGACTCTTTTTTTATCTTTTTCGCGGAAGTTAGGGTCAAATAGCGTAATGTTATCTAAGACGGTCGCATTAAATAAAATATCTTCTTGGCTTTGCAAGCAAACCAATTGCGTAAGCTGCTGCACACTGACGGCTTCACCATTGGATTCGCATACTCCTTGCTGTGGGCTGAATAAACCCGCAATGGTACGTAATAACGTGCTTTTTCCTGCCCCTGACTCCCCAACAATGGCAACCTGCGTGCCTGAAGGTAAGTCTAATGACACATTATTTAAAATCGGTTTTGCAGGGTCATAACTGAAATGGATCCCCTTGAAAGATAAGTGTGGTGCTTTTCCTTGTACTGAGGTTTGTTTTTCGTGGAATGGTGCGGTGTCCTGCTCGCTTTTCTTAGGGAATAAAGAATGGGCGCGTGTATCAATAATATGCAGTTGCGACTTATGTATAATCGCATAAAAAATACGCGTCACATAATTGGTAAAAATTTGACGCAAGAAACTATAAGCAAAGAAATCCCCCAACGAAATTAACTCATTGGCCACCATGGGTAAAACCACCAACATAAAAATGACCATCTCCAAACTACCAGTTAATTGATAGATGCCATCTTTAATTTGTTGATACACATTTCTGCGTTGTATACAGGTAAACAATTCACGACTTAGCCATGCAAATTGCGCCTTACGCTGATTTTCTATCCCTGCTGTTTTTATGGTCAGAATGCCTTGCAGCGTCTCCATAAAAAAGTCATTTAATTCTGCCGATTTTAGCTGTAACTGCTGGGTATACCACCGATCACGAATAATCGCCCATACGCTAATTAAGCCCATCACGGTAACACCCACAGCTGAAATAGCCGCTAATACGGGTGCAATCCAAAACATGGTACCTAATGCTATCGCACAAATAACCCAATCCGTTCGTAGCCCGTTATCCAGCTCAATTTTTTCGGTTAATGCCCCCTGCCAAGCGACAAAACGGCTAAAAACATCCCCGGGTGCGCGTTTTTCAAAAAATCGCAATGGATTACTCAATAAACGAGAGAAACCAACCCCACTTTTAATCAACACAAAGTGTTTTACGAATCTCTCACTCAGCATTCTCACACCAAGGGCTAATAGTGTTGCAACCACAAAGGCAACAATAAACCAGCCATAAGGGAAAATGGCATTTTTGGCGTCGGAAAAGGCTTGGTTGATTGCATTGCTCACCATGGCTGGCATTAAAAATAGCGTTAAAGAAACCAAAAAAGCGAATATCATCAACCAATAAACACCGCGAATCTCTGAGGTTTCTTTCAGGCTCATTGCATGAGGGGCTTTTTTCCCTGCCCCATCATTTTT includes these proteins:
- a CDS encoding efflux RND transporter periplasmic adaptor subunit, producing the protein MTSRHVAPKLGLTTQRLRTLGGLVALLVLVVVIGRFVWQSPAPALHENVILSVERGDIEKVVMVTGTLKPSMQVNVGAQVNGQIRKLYVKQGDKVVKGELLAEIDPTIQQSELKNATARLSSAQAQKRAAEATLIQYIKAYRRQVVMQRDGSGIRSEYEQAQAQYEAQLQQVNVNEALITQSEMDVQTAQANLNFTRIIAPISGEVLGIVANEGQTIVSSQTAPTILVLANLDKMQVQTRISEADIQKIHPGQPLTFYVIADPETHYESTMGYVQPIPPEALDENNNNSGGQQNSAIYYNGTFEVDNADRALKTSMTAQVFIRVAQAKDALRLPVSALGRAVGANQYEVTVINNEKPETRTIKVGINDRHFVEVLEGISEGEQVVIQSDNVAS
- a CDS encoding peptidase domain-containing ABC transporter, coding for MKNIIPNFVSQEETNECGLACIAMLAQTQGLNVSLETLREVYPASDHGTSLIDLSSILANYGIATTPVLFEHQELNSLPLPAILHYGASHFVLLAYRKGNNVCVMNPAIGQQWLPFSALKAEISGYALILEPDTALEKIESLAPEDKNDGAGKKAPHAMSLKETSEIRGVYWLMIFAFLVSLTLFLMPAMVSNAINQAFSDAKNAIFPYGWFIVAFVVATLLALGVRMLSERFVKHFVLIKSGVGFSRLLSNPLRFFEKRAPGDVFSRFVAWQGALTEKIELDNGLRTDWVICAIALGTMFWIAPVLAAISAVGVTVMGLISVWAIIRDRWYTQQLQLKSAELNDFFMETLQGILTIKTAGIENQRKAQFAWLSRELFTCIQRRNVYQQIKDGIYQLTGSLEMVIFMLVVLPMVANELISLGDFFAYSFLRQIFTNYVTRIFYAIIHKSQLHIIDTRAHSLFPKKSEQDTAPFHEKQTSVQGKAPHLSFKGIHFSYDPAKPILNNVSLDLPSGTQVAIVGESGAGKSTLLRTIAGLFSPQQGVCESNGEAVSVQQLTQLVCLQSQEDILFNATVLDNITLFDPNFREKDKKRVEVLLDKLALGAVITQLPGGVNALIRESHAALSLGQRQRLLLARSLYSARPILLLDEPTANLDEETAKIVMATIQSHCQKTGKTLIVVTHSEELAANFDALYRIVDGELSLENSTNKAPCVTAGTPQSEPSLLAAMEGTSL